Within the Salvia hispanica cultivar TCC Black 2014 chromosome 4, UniMelb_Shisp_WGS_1.0, whole genome shotgun sequence genome, the region aaatatgaactcttgttttagttcattgtttattgtttattggttgtgaataaataatattttcggCATGCATACTGATTAAAGAGAAttataaatacttaaaattaggGGCCAAATGATAAGatattatatctaaatttagtaattaatttgatttttcaattctCATATTATTTTGGAAGTCAAAATTGTCAGCTAGTTAAAtcgaaatcaaataaaaacagGGCCATATGTTAATTCAAAGGAATTTGtgcaaaacaaacaaaattttgatttcaaattgATTATGTTACTATGTAGAAAATAGTGTCATTTTGTTCCAACtttttagaaattgaaagGATGTTATTCTGATTGTTgtataagaaatttaatttaaaccaAGTAGATGATTCaaccataaaaatagaagtagAAACAAATGTTAataagcaaataataataataataatatcaaaaaatgTCACCTATTAACATTTCCaatctgttttatttgctCAAATGTCTTGAATCAAAACATCAATTTCGGGACTGTATGGTCGGTTATAAATTCCGAGACTATATATGGTCAGTGACTTTAGATATTTGTGTCTAGGAGAACATGTTAATTGTAAACTCATGATTTGCCACtgtggcggacgtccggtcggacgtggGGGCGAAGGGCGAGCCCATCCGACGGGTACTCGGGATGGGCGTGGGCGAACGTCcctgatgcactttttattagcactaaaaatacctgcaagtatacagggtagatctagtatagctaaaggtcagtaccgggatatcgaacacgagGAATATAATTGCAGCTGGCTATTATGcactaagcgtcaaatactatctagagaaataAGAGGAATTTAGatttttgaaagtaaaaacaattaaaaacaagaaaacaactaattgcaattaaatcacaaagataaagtatgagagataagagaattctagggatgtgcgttcacaattatggttatacaaattccaactacaataccctagcacagtttatactttgaaaggacgagtcacctagcttatgctcatgcgatacaaacgttgattacaacattagggttgtcaatcctaacacgtaactccaaaaagctcctaagacccttgaaaagtcctcactctcaattaacagtgccgttttaagggaagctaactgtagcgtctactaagtgaatctaactcactagaactctctcacagttatgaagcaagttatattaaatcatacataactgtgtcactcaattatgaagcataagaattacttagggaagaaacaaagtaaaaaaaaaacggatattaaatagaaaaataaattgtataaaccaataaaagttactaacacatccaaagaatcctatgaatttagttagacataattgaataagttaaaaacatagattggaGTGAAAACAATtagaacataaaactaaagcaaataaaacccgtaggttgaatccttgtcgttcttgatgttcttgtttctttctccaaccccttgcacaatgaagaactctcaaatttatgctatggaagtaattggcaaaaagaagatgaaagattagggttggaggaggagctaTGAGAGCTCCCCTTTTTGGGGCTATCGAAGGGTTCAATTCTATGAAtgaggttatggggtatatataggcttgagagggatttgaatttggtaataagtttcctccaagcattaggaaagatgtaattttcgttcctcatagtagaaggaaaagatttggcttcacaaggtaatatcttctttccttcttcaaatttccGCCTAGACTGCAGCTGGCAGCTTTGCGCGACTTTGGAAGAACggccataactctctccaGAGAACTCTGATTGAGGTGATTTTTGTACCAAATTGAAGCTCTTTTCAAGACAAAGAGAATGGTGTGTAGAATGCTCTGATCAGACTTCAGGATCGCCggaaaattgagtttaaaCACAGCTATCGTGCGCCGCGTTTctgtggcgggccgccgcaccttggccggcggtcgccgcgcgtAGTCCAGAAGCTTCTGCCTCTTCAGTGGCAGGCCGCCGCACGTCCTCCGATGGTCGCCGGTCGAGACTCCTTTTCAAGCACTAATTTCCGAGGTGGGCCGCTACATTGTATTGGCCGCCGggcgccggtcgccgtctgaactccagatttccagactttgcgttttgacccccttttttggctcaaatatgcGTATTTCTGaaaaaacacgtcaaaataccaaaatgtataaaatatgcaaataatagaTATGTAATGtgattttgacattaaaaacggaccaaataatggccttaaaaccgtgcaaaatccgagcgtatcagtcCCGCACAcaacggcggacgtccggtcggacgtcggcGACGTCCTACCGCGACGTCCGCCGGTGGAGACACTCTAAGAAATTCTGTCTTGTAAAAGAGAGGACTAAAAATCAAGGGAATAAATCATTTTACCACGTTTTCGTATCATATTGAAACAGAAAAACAAGTAGATCGAGTTTGAAGGAGACGTGcatgatgaaaaaaatgtttctcCAACCTCATCTCTTCTCTTAATTATACTTAAAAGTTATAAGAAACtatattattcatttcaaCGCCtcctttttaaaaagttttttgtTATGATATGGAGTCAACGAATAATATTATTGCTAAAAGTGTGTTCAGTAGTTCAACCACAATCACCTGTTTTTGGGTATGCTTTTCTGGAAAGGTCTCATGAGGGACAACATATAGCAataaaactctaatttttttgattataactatatttttttattatcattattttttgaattttattttacttgatGATTATGCTTTTAACAATTGAAAAGAGAACTCCATTACTATTTAGCATGGGCCTTTTGGAAATATGATCTTACTTGAATGTCAGTCTCACTCTCACTGTTCTTTTTAATAACtcatataattatgtttaattagCATTATTCATGGATAATACACAttgaaatacataaatatatggtGGCATGatgtgtgatcaaatactaactactttatagtaataattaataaataatatcaattttgtatgttgaaaatatcaacacaaagacataaatttatcaatattcttgtgttgataaactatgtatgtgttgatattaaaaatttacatgttgtattgatataattatgtctttgtgttgataattttaatgcacaacattgaaagttattagttattactgtaaattagttagcacactaacACAACCCTATGTGGCATCACACATTGTCTTCCGTATAGTACTATATCTTTAAATATGtgtattatgatttatgagtCGTATAGATTTTgctattgcatagtctaaaTGTCTAATACTCCATTGATAGTAGTTATACGTTATTACCCTCAGAATAAGTTGTTTAAAGTGGAGAtcctaatatatttttgagcCGTTAGTAGCTAGCAGTGGCGAAGCCAGGATATTAATGTTGGGGGGCTCGATTTACTATGCATAGTTGTGAGGTATTTTTGATTTCGTTGTCGCCAAAAACTGATGCAACCTAAGTAAGGACTACGAGAAGGATGGATAATATGtgcaaaataattatttcactTTTCCATCTATTCATAATTGCATAACACTATTTCGCTAAATTTTTGTCTTTGTCATATTACTTCATGATGAAATTCAgcttaaatgataaataaataaattaaaaatctataTTATAGGAGATATATTGGATagcttaaaaaataaatctaacaTGTGTATGGAACTGAATTTAAGGATAAAGATATTGCTACaagaaaataaggaatataaagaaaatatgtatatattttcatatcattcaataatagaaaatatttaaattttgtatttaatccACAATAACGAAAGCATATGAGggaaaaaaacagaaattaaataCGATATAGAAAcaaatgattaagaaataagaaaaaccaaagtaaataaattaaataatttgaaaaagtaaataattcataataaattcgatcaagaaaacaaactaatcatttcatatttagcatatgttttatataattataaatcaaatactgatacttaaagaaaataatgctACTATTAATGATCCTCAAATCGTGAAATATAGTGTTATAAAAGGGCATGAGGGAGGAGAgccaatttttaaaagaaaatgtcgTTTTCCAAACGCGGCTTCAAATTCAGAGTCTACACCTTGGAAATAGTCGAAATGGTGGAAAATCAGCTCCACTTCTCCGTGAATCGGCCTACAACacaagtagagagagagagagagagagagagagagagagagagagagagagaagccGAAGGGGTTGTAGTGAGAAGTGGTGACACTCGATTTTGCATGcagtggagagaaaaaagcTAAAGGGGTTTGTTTTGCTTTGGTGATCCGGGTAATTTCCCCTAAGAacttattttccttttgttttctttttttgagaATTTATATTTGCTCTTAGCTGATTTTGGTGTGTCCCCacaattgttttatttgaataattgaaagcaaaattcattttctaatGTTGGGAGGAGTGAGAGACTGTCAGTAAGCACTAATGATATGGTTAATGGTGGCATTGACAACATTTTGCGACTCCCTTTAGGAACAACAGGTAAAATTTTTCTAAAGTCACCACCAAATACTACAATTTTTCCTCCAAAAGGTTTGCCCATACTGGACACACTACACACGCGAAGAATATCTCTAAAACTCCTATCAACGCCTTCTACGCAATGTTTATGAATCATCGGTGCTTTATCCCATATATTAAGCTTTGAAACAAAGATGGCGATACAATAGTGCTCCCGTTCGTATTACATGTATCAAGCACATAACAATCAACATCGTTTATAATAATAGGATTCTCAACTGATCCACCAACATATcctacaaacaaaataatattaatagaatataattaacgaaaaattaattcatttattatttctattaagtacatacaataaaaaaaaggatattaatagaataaagataacgaaaaattatttcataattattatacataaactattacataaataaataaataaatataattaagaatttttttaaaacttattaaATATACCTTATGCACAATTAAATGTCCCaccacattaaaaaaaatcatacttaTTACATATTCATAATACACAATTAAATGCCCGAACAcattaaaaagaatttcatttaattaaaaaaatatattcaaacataattttaataacattaaaaatgatattactaattacatgaaattatgaacaaaatacatacaacaaactttataattaacctataaactaataaataaaaaattaataaaattataatacaaaaataattttgatatttatatataaatattaaacaaaagtattatataataattataaagagTAACACACAATTAGATGACCCAACACATTAAATAACATAcccaaatagaaaaatatataagccCAAAACGATTTATAAGTTAGGCccatacattaaaaaatgcatgcCCAATTCGTATAAGTCCAAACATAACAGATTAGTGGggaattaattcatttaattagactatagattaattttaattcacacacttaaattaaaacaatactTTATACAACCTATATATGCATTTTTCTGACTAGAAGATGTCGGCGCCGATTTTGGAAACCCTAGCTACACGGTCATCTCCTCCGCCGGAAAACGGCGTCTTCTACTCTAAATCGCCGCCGATCGGACACCACTACACCTTATCGACTCCTTACCAAGACTAATCTCCAGATTTGCAACTACAATACCACCAAAACAACCCCAAACCCTACAAAATCGACACTGAAAAAAACCGACGGAAATTTCTTCGCCGCCTGCTAAACGACGCCTCCGTCGTCGGTTCAACGAAGACGACGGACAGTTGCGGTAGACCACAGCAAAAATCCTTCTCTTAAGCTACTAAATCAGATCAAAATCGGTTTCTATTACAGGTATATTTCAACCAAATTTTCCTAATCAATCAAAAACGTTGAAGATTAGGTCTATTCTgactttattaattgttttttttttttcagaatcGGAGAAGGAGTGGATGACTTTCGATGATTCAAAGAATAGATCGTAAGTATTGGAAAAACAGACCACAAATATTTCGATATAGTTGTTTTAATCTACCAGATGAGATAAGTTACCTCAAACAAAGTtcattgatttaatatttttgtcaatttcatTCTGGTATGTGTTGATAATAGACTATATTTAAGCAGATCTATAAttctgaaaattgaaaaaaaaggatatCACTATTAGGTTGCAAAATTTTGCAAAATCATTCAATAAATGaggattttaatgtattttcaGATTGTGTATAAGGCTTTTGTATATATTGCTGTGAAATGAAGATTACATAACCTTCTACTccaaattgaaagttattggAGATTAAATTGTTATGCATTCCTGGATTCTTAAAAAAGTACTTACATTTGTCAATTGACAGGAAAATGAAAGACGATGAAATatgcaagaagaagaaggatcAAAGGATATAGCAGCCAGTTCAGCAAGAAAATCAGAGGTATAATAATCACTTGAAGCATCAGTTGATACACCCTGATAGGAGCAACCCTTTATGATTGTAGAACTCTTCAACTTTTTCATTGCAATAGCACAAAATCTGTTtaatttttcctactttacagttgaatgatatatttaaagaaattgtgttgttAATGGGTGTTCATTTCAAAAGCAACACAGGTTCCAACATGACCATTGAGATTGCCAAAAGATAAGGGTTTATGGTTCATATTGGTCTTAAAAACACATGGATATgcaagtttaaaaaaaattttgcaGAATTTTATTCAGCAGAAACtcatctttcctactttacagttgaatgatatatttaaagaaattgtgttgttAAAAGGGGTTCATTTCAAAAGCAACACAGGTTCCAACATGCCCTTTGAGTTGCCAAAAGATAAGGGTTTATGGTCTTAAAAACACTTGGATatgcatatttaaaaaaaaaatgcagaaTTTTATTCATATGATAGATATCTATGATCTGTTTCTgtgaattaaaggtaattttgTAATTACTTACCCTTAGAATAGTAACTTAATAGGTATGACATACTTTGCTAATGTGATTTGGTGTCAATATGGGTGTATCTGTTTTTAAGCATGCATcaaattctgaaaaataagaatttaattTGCACGAATCATGTGCTTTTAAATGCATTCATGCAAGCTTGCAATATATATGACCATGCTTGACTGATCTTTAGAAGTTTGTTGTTTGGTCccaaaatagataatattcttaactattgattaaaataataaacagcaattgatattttaaaagagaATATACTATAATCTGAATTTTATCAACACCTCTGTAATTTGTatgttcaaatatttttttaattaacataaaaagTTTACTGTCATATTCTGCAGTGTTTTCTGAGTGCAAAAAGACTAAAATTAATGTTGTGAAGCCAAGGTAACTATTAAATCACCTAATATGTATGCCACACTTTGCTAATAACTGAGTTAATGTTGTCATTTTGGTGTCAATATGGCTCTTTGTAGAAAGCATAAGCAAATTctgaaaacaaatattttactttgcATGATTCATGTGTTGTCAATATGACGGTTTGTAGAAAGCATAAGCAAATTctgaaaacaaataatttacttTGCCTGATTCATGTGATTTTGAATACAATGATGCTTGCTTGGAATATCTATGAGCCTATATTTGTGAACCAATTTTCTCGCATGCATTCTTTGGAAgagaagtttgaattttggtgccctataaacaaaaaattagaaaatagaaacatatatattatattaaacttTCTATATTTCATGTATTCTGTTTTGGTAAACGTACCAGCATATCATGAAATACTACTTCCAAGTGCTATCATTGTTGTCTCtagaattgtattcataaacACGGATGCAACAACCCTTGATGGTGGTGTTGTAACTTTAGGTAGAAGATTGTCCTTCAACTAATGAATGTTGTCATTGTTTGAGATACAATGCTTTTTGCtattgaaaagaaatatacaaaaatcaGTGACTAATTTAAAGAATGTATGCAGTATTTAAACTAACAGCCTATTTTGTGCAGGAAATGATCCCAATAGATTGCAAATAGAAGTGGCAAAAAAGGCAAATCATTGAACACAAATTCTAAAATGTGGTCAGTGCCTTTTTATGAGAATCAACAGATCACTTAAATTGAATAAGACTGTGTATTAAGTTCAGAAACAGgaacaaataatttcattcattAGTTGCAGGAACTTCGTGATCCAGAATATGAATGAGAGATGGCACTCAAGATTTCACAGATGAGGTGCATCACAGCAATGACAAATACAGGTTAGAAAACTACCTTCATTGTGTTGTGCTGTGCTAAGTAGTTATGGAAACTTATAAAAACATAAGTAACATTTAGACATAATATGAaactataaaagaaaaaaatagtgataaaGCAGAAATGGCAAACTGAATGAAATACATTAAGAATAAAGACTGCAGATTCATAGAAgaatacataaataataagGGAGTCCAgaatcaaatagaaaatcgtCTCACCaacagaataaataaataaaaaaagatccAATCTTTCAATTGACTACAAATTCACGGAAATCTTTCAAGCAACTAAAAAGATAGACAATGAGGATTATCCATTTTCCCGCGATCTGGAGTTTCACCAATCGCATAATAGATTGTGAGATCAAACCAGCCATTGCTCAAATTACTCACCACACAACACATAGCTCAAAATTAAGCAAAATAGAATGTCAAAAAGATACCAAACGGGAGGAAAAGATCAACATAAATTCGTTCTATCCAACTTACTTCAAATCTCTACGTTGTCTAATCCAGTCAccaatatcataaattaaacGCAGTCCTTTTCCAAAATAGGATcgaggagaaaaagaaagatcTAGGACTCACCAAATTGTTATGAAGAATTGGAAGAAAGAGAGGGAAGTAAGTGGAGATCTATATTTAGGAGCGCTTCCAATTTGTATAGCATATGGCAATGCAACCAACTGTAACCTTTGTAATCCAGatatcattattataataatactttataatttataatagcGTTTTTAAGTTTCCTTTCTGAAGATTCTACTTTGCGTGATACTAAAGTCGGCTTAAACGTTTAACGTTTTTATCACAGCAACCGAAATTAGGATGGAAGAGCGTTGCTCTGTCAATAGCCCACGACAGATTCTGAGCTTCTCCAAGACCCGGGTGGCCAACGTCTCCTTCTCCGACGCTGATCACCGCTCCCAGACCGAATTAGGCGAATTAGGTGTCTCCGGCGAGCACGGCCCCAAACTCTCTGAGGTTTATGGATTTGTCGGATCTATCACCACTGTTGTTTTTACAGGTCCAATTCATCTGCTCCTTTCGAATAATCACCCACTCTATTTCTGTGAATAGTATTGTTATGTTGATTGtgcatttttctcaatttttgcTTATCATTCCTAATTTATCTTTGAATTATGTGAATACGGCGGATTAATTCGTGATTAATTTTTAGGGGTTGTGAAAACCTGTGGAATTGTATATTACTGTATGATGTATATTGTTACTAGAGTTTTAATATGCTGGATATTATTGAAGCATATTTAAGGATAAAGCGCCATTGGAtcgattatatattttcttgattgCTTGTGGCGGTACACATATGTAGATGGATTATATGGGGCTGTGATTGAAGATGCAAGATGATATGATAAGTATTCGTGTGTAGTTTCTCATGTTTGTTGGACCTCGCAGAATCTTGAAGATTAGATAATTAGAATAGCAGCTAACAGGTTCCTTTTACTCGCGCAACAGTCATATTCATCGTGTGGGCGTATGTTCCTGATCATTGGTTGCATTCTATTGGGATCTATTACTATCCAAGCAGGTTCGTGTTTTCATATGCTTGCTTGCCTTTGTTGCGGATTCTCTCTAAAATGCAATAATATGCTTACTCCTGCAATTATCATGGAAAATTTAAGGCAACTAAGATGAACGAAATTTCTCTAGTCTTGTTAAGTTCTATACTTTGTTTCCCAATAAGTTATGATAGATAGAGTGCATGTCAAAAATAGTATTAGAAACA harbors:
- the LOC125222884 gene encoding phosphatidylinositol N-acetylglucosaminyltransferase subunit P-like isoform X2 gives rise to the protein MALKISQMRCITAMTNTATEIRMEERCSVNSPRQILSFSKTRVANVSFSDADHRSQTELGELGVSGEHGPKLSEVYGFVGSITTVVFTVIFIVWAYVPDHWLHSIGIYYYPSRYWALAVPTYVMVTIVLAVTFYIGMNFMLTPPPTSLNIMFGTTTPPPATIQST
- the LOC125222884 gene encoding phosphatidylinositol N-acetylglucosaminyltransferase subunit P-like isoform X1, with the protein product MALKISQMRCITAMTNTATEIRMEERCSVNSPRQILSFSKTRVANVSFSDADHRSQTELGELGVSGEHGPKLSEVYGFVGSITTVVFTVIFIVWAYVPDHWLHSIGIYYYPSRYWALAVPTYVMVTIVLAVTFYIGMNFMLTPPPTSLNIMFDEFSREMLSSVPLVDDDEQPIEPISDIGINKINKIMFESFK